Proteins from one Monodelphis domestica isolate mMonDom1 chromosome 6, mMonDom1.pri, whole genome shotgun sequence genomic window:
- the LOC100016492 gene encoding olfactory receptor 5D13-like, which yields MRKADRNESDMIIFILLGFSDYPEIQMPLFLVFLVIYMITVVGNLGMIVIIRTNPKLHSPMYFFLSHLSFLDFCYSTVVTPKLLQILIVEDRTISFAPCITQYSFAVLCVVTEAFLLAAMAYDRFVAICNPLLYIVVMSQKRCILILTGVYTWGLISSLIFIYFLLILSFSGINIINNFLCEYSAILSASISDKHVTELIFFILANFNTFSTLIVVLTSYLFIFITVLKMQSASGRYKAFSTCASHLTGVTIFFGTILFLYCLPSSKSSWLLVRVNTIFYTVVIPMLNPLIYSLRNKDVKECIGKLIDVQIFSH from the coding sequence ATGAGAAAAGCTGACCGAAATGAGAGTGATATGATCATCTTCATCCTTTTAGGATTCTCTGATTACCCAGAGATCCAGATGCCTTTGTTCTTGGTATTTCTGGTGATATATATGATCACTGTAGTGGGAAACTTGGGCATGATTGTGATCATCAGGACCAACCCCAAACTCCACAGTCCTATGTACTTTTTCCTTAGTCACTTATCTTTTTTAGATTTCTGTTATTCTACTGTGGTTACACCCAAATTGTTACAAATCTTAATTGTGGAAGACAGAACCATCTCTTTTGCTCCTTGTATCACACAGTATTCTTTTGCTGTCTTATGTGTGGTGACAGAAGCCTTCTTATTGGCAGCAATGGCCTATGACCGCTTTGTGGCCATTTGTAATCCCTTGCTTTATATAGTTGTCATGTCCCAGAAACGTTGTATCCTCATTCTGACAGGGGTATATACATGGGGCCTAATTTCTTCTCTCATATTCATCTACTTTCTCCTTATATTGTCATTTTCTGGAATCAACATCATTAATAATTTTCTCTGTGAATATTCTGCTATCCTTTCTGCCTCCATTTCTGATAAGCATGTTACAGAACTAATCTTTTTTATCCTTGCTAATTTTAATACATTCTCCACACTCATTGTTGTACTTACATCCTACCTTTTCATTTTCATCACTGTCCTGAAAATGCAGTCAGCTAGTGGGAGATATAAAGCCTTCTCTACTTGTGCCTCCCATCTGACAGGTGTTACCATCTTCTTTGGAACCATCCTCTTCCTCTACTGTTTACCCAGTTCCAAAAGCTCTTGGCTTCTAGTCAGAgtaaatacaatattttatacaGTGGTGATCCCTATGCTGAACCCCCTGATATATAGTTTGAGAAACAAAGATGTTAAAGAATGTATCGGGAAACTAATTGatgtacaaatattttctcactaA
- the LOC100020741 gene encoding olfactory receptor 5D18-like, translated as MRNANRNESDAIIFILLGFSDYPELQIPLFLVFLIMYMITVVGNLGMIVIIRTNPKLHSPMYFFLSHLSFLDFCYSTVVTPKLLQILIVEDRTISFAPCITQYSFAAICVVTEAFLLAAMAYDRFVAICNPLLYIVVMSQKRCILILTGVYTWGLISSLIFIYSLLILSFSGINIINNFLCEYSAILSASISDKHVTELIFFILANFNTFSTLIVVLTSYLFIFITVLKMQSASGRYKAFSTCASHLTGVTIFFGTILFLYCLPSSKSSWLLVRVNTIFYTVVIPMLNPLIYSLRNKDVKESIRRLMDIKIFSH; from the coding sequence ATGAGAAATGCTAACCGAAATGAGAGTGATGCCATCATCTTTATCCTTTTAGGATTCTCTGATTACCCAGAGCTCCAGATCCCTCTCTTCTTGGTATTCTTGATTATGTATATGATCACTGTAGTGGGAAATCTGGGCATGATTGTGATCATCAGGACCAACCCCAAACTCCACAGTCCTATGTACTTTTTCCTTAGTCACTTATCTTTTTTAGATTTCTGTTACTCTACTGTGGTTACACCCAAATTGTTACAAATCTTAATTGTGGAAGACAGAACCATCTCTTTTGCTCCTTGTATCACACAGTATTCTTTTGCTGCCATCTGTGTGGTGACAGAGGCATTCTTATTGGCAGCAATGGCCTATGACCGCTTTGTGGCCATTTGTAATCCCTTGCTTTATATAGTTGTCATGTCCCAGAAACGTTGTATCCTCATTCTGACAGGGGTATATACATGGGGCCTAATTTCTTCTCTCATATTCATCTACTCTCTCCTTATATTGTCATTTTCTGGGATCAACATCATTAATAACTTTCTCTGTGAATATTCTGCTATCCTTTCTGCCTCTATTTCTGATAAGCATGTTACAGAGCTAATCTTTTTTATCCTTGCTAATTTTAATACATTCTCCACACTCATTGTTGTACTCACATCCTACCTTTTCATTTTCATCACTGTCCTGAAAATGCAGTCAGCTAGTGGGAGATATAAAGCCTTCTCTACTTGTGCCTCCCATCTGACAGGTGTTACCATCTTCTTTGGAACCATCCTCTTCCTCTACTGTTTGCCCAGTTCCAAAAGCTCTTGGCTTCTAGTCAGAgtaaatacaatattttatacaGTGGTGATCCCTATGCTGAACCCCCTGATTTACAGTCTGAGAAACAAAGATGTGAAAGAATCTATCAGGAGATTAATGGATATAAAAATCTTTTCTCACTAA